In Propionispora hippei DSM 15287, the DNA window CGGTGCCACTCGCTGCGGAACCAGCAAGAGTTTAAAAATTATGGCGGAATATGATGCTTATGCGAACGGATAAGCCGCTGTCAGGAAAAGTTGCTTTGGTGACCGGTGGGGCAAGAGGTTTGGGCAAAGCCTTTGCCTTGCGGCTGGCAAAGCTGGGAGCCGCCGTCATGGTCAGCGACCGGGATTTGAGCGGCGGTGCCTATGCGCAGGCCGAGCTGACCGTGGAGCAGGAACTGGACACGCTGCAGGCTGGCTACGATCTGTACCAGGGCGATCTTACCAAGGAAGATGAGGTTAAGGACTTATTTGCTGCGTTGGAGACCAGGTTTGGCCGTCTGGATATTTTGGTGAATAATATCGGCGGTACGGCAGGGCCGGCTACCGCTACCGAATGTGCCAAGGATATCTGGGATAAGACGGTGGCGATGAATTTGACGACTACCTTCCTTTGCAGTAAATACGCTGCGGTGCCGATGAAAAGGCAGCAGTCCGGCAAAATTATCAATATTGCTTCCGTCGAAGGCCTGGTGCCCTTATTTATTTATCACGCTCATTATCAAGCCGCCAAGGCCGGTGTCATTTCACTTACCCGATCGCTGGCGTTGGAACTGGCTGTTTATGGCATCACTGTTAATGCGGTGGCGCCAGGCTGCATTGGCACGGAAAAGTGGGTTAAGCATTATAAACCGCTCATTCCGGATATTGTCAATCAGATTCCTTTGGGACGGCTGGGTTCGCTGGAAGACTGCGCGAAGGTGATTGAGTTTTTGGCTACCGATTTGTCTGATTATATGACAGGCGAGGTTATCAAAATTGACGGGGGCATGATTAACTTAAATCCGTCGGTGGTGGGCAGACCCACCTATGAGGTGCGGCTGTAGACCGACTGTATAGGCAAGAAAAATAACCGGCAAAGCGAGAATATGTATGAGAAATTTTGATCTAATTCTATTTGATCTGGATGGAACGCTGTTGGATACTATGAAGCTGATTACTACTTCCTATCAGATTACTATCAAGCATTTTACCGGCAAGACAGTGGAGGCGGCACACATCAGCAAATTGGTGGGAACCTCGATCCATAATATTTTGAGCCATTTCGCAGTAGAACCTACTGCTGAAACGATCGGATTTTATAAAAAAACTTCGGCAGCCAGGCATGATGATATGGTGCTGATCTATCCGGGCGTGGCCGAAACACTGCAGTTATTAAAAGAAAAGCAGGTGCGTATCGGTCTGGTTACTTCCAAAATAAAGGATTTAGCGGCGATGGGACTGGCGTTATTTTCTCT includes these proteins:
- a CDS encoding SDR family NAD(P)-dependent oxidoreductase; protein product: MLMRTDKPLSGKVALVTGGARGLGKAFALRLAKLGAAVMVSDRDLSGGAYAQAELTVEQELDTLQAGYDLYQGDLTKEDEVKDLFAALETRFGRLDILVNNIGGTAGPATATECAKDIWDKTVAMNLTTTFLCSKYAAVPMKRQQSGKIINIASVEGLVPLFIYHAHYQAAKAGVISLTRSLALELAVYGITVNAVAPGCIGTEKWVKHYKPLIPDIVNQIPLGRLGSLEDCAKVIEFLATDLSDYMTGEVIKIDGGMINLNPSVVGRPTYEVRL
- a CDS encoding HAD-IA family hydrolase; translated protein: MRNFDLILFDLDGTLLDTMKLITTSYQITIKHFTGKTVEAAHISKLVGTSIHNILSHFAVEPTAETIGFYKKTSAARHDDMVLIYPGVAETLQLLKEKQVRIGLVTSKIKDLAAMGLALFSLEPFFDVLVCMEDTTQHKPDPEPVLEACRRLDVQDLSRVLMVGDSPFDIRCAKRAGAKTAVVTWSDFSPEELAAEEPDYTIASLQELIELCGV